In Hymenobacter chitinivorans DSM 11115, a single window of DNA contains:
- a CDS encoding DUF4270 family protein, whose product MSKLRLYFAALWPLLPRALPALLLVLGACTDPDDLGEELPAPKSVALAAAYTDTLTVRASTVLTDSVPSATTSYLLLGRYHDPRLGTITGRSYLQAGLTAAFTPDPGLRYDSLVLVLTTDTYRYGDTTRTQQLEVHRLTQGFQVNKTYFANDALTYAPAVLGHRSFRARAGLGTVRVRLDNSLGQELWQAGQNNQLTTLGELQSRLPGLVLTPATADDAALVRFRAAACSLLLYYHDPAAPTEALSYPISLAGDFTHFFQLQADRTGTPLASLTGIRQALGSTATGEETFIQAGLGLKTKLEFPYLAQLRELGGTIVINSAQLQIETVSSAENQFWPPPATLYARLTDRANRNGAYFLASDGTLAPLTYQRGVSERTGLDQGRYSLGLTAYVQGVLRGTLLNQGILLGSETAASPERTVLGSARKTAHPLRLRMYYTRVTL is encoded by the coding sequence ATGAGTAAGCTGCGCCTGTATTTCGCCGCTCTCTGGCCGCTGCTGCCCCGCGCCCTGCCCGCGCTGCTGCTGGTCCTGGGCGCCTGCACCGACCCCGACGACCTGGGCGAGGAGTTGCCCGCGCCCAAGTCGGTGGCCCTGGCCGCGGCCTACACCGATACGCTTACGGTGCGGGCCAGCACGGTGCTTACCGACTCGGTGCCCTCGGCCACGACCAGCTACCTGCTGCTGGGCCGCTACCACGACCCGCGCCTGGGTACCATCACCGGCCGCAGCTACCTGCAGGCGGGCCTCACGGCAGCCTTCACCCCCGACCCCGGCCTGCGCTACGACTCCCTGGTGCTGGTGCTCACGACCGATACCTACCGCTACGGCGACACCACCCGCACCCAGCAGCTGGAAGTGCACCGGCTGACGCAGGGCTTTCAGGTCAATAAAACCTACTTCGCCAACGACGCTCTGACTTATGCCCCGGCCGTGCTGGGCCACCGCAGCTTCCGGGCCCGGGCCGGTTTGGGTACGGTGCGGGTGCGCCTCGATAACAGCCTGGGCCAGGAGCTGTGGCAGGCCGGCCAGAACAACCAGCTGACTACCCTGGGTGAGCTGCAAAGTCGCCTGCCGGGCCTGGTGCTCACGCCCGCCACCGCCGACGACGCGGCCCTGGTGCGCTTCCGCGCGGCCGCCTGCTCACTGCTCCTCTACTACCACGACCCGGCCGCACCCACCGAAGCCCTGAGTTATCCTATCAGCCTGGCCGGCGACTTTACCCACTTCTTCCAGCTCCAGGCCGACCGCACCGGCACCCCACTGGCCTCGCTCACCGGCATCCGGCAAGCCCTGGGCAGCACCGCCACCGGGGAAGAAACCTTTATCCAGGCCGGGCTGGGGCTCAAAACCAAGCTGGAGTTTCCCTACCTGGCCCAGCTCAGGGAATTGGGCGGCACCATCGTCATCAACTCGGCCCAGCTCCAGATTGAGACGGTGAGCAGCGCCGAAAACCAGTTCTGGCCCCCGCCCGCCACGCTCTACGCCCGCCTCACCGACCGCGCCAACCGCAACGGCGCCTACTTCCTGGCCAGCGACGGAACCCTGGCCCCGCTGACCTACCAGCGGGGCGTGTCGGAGCGCACCGGCCTCGACCAGGGCCGCTACTCCCTGGGCCTGACGGCCTACGTGCAAGGCGTATTGCGCGGCACGTTGCTAAACCAGGGCATCCTGTTGGGTTCCGAAACTGCCGCCTCCCCCGAGCGTACGGTGCTGGGCAGTGCCCGCAAGACCGCCCACCCACTGCGCCTGCGCATGTACTACACCCGCGTCACGCTCTAA
- a CDS encoding Kelch repeat-containing protein: protein MKKLLPLTLLFALALGLLSSCSKDDDATAPVLGVWTSRSQFEGLARNSAVSFTIGDKAYVGLGTDGIDKFTDFWEYNRTTNTWRQRASFPGVGRYLAVAFAADGKGYVGTGYDGVNRLKDFWQYDPSLDQWTRKADFGGSARYNAAAMTIGGKGYVGTGYDGNSKKDFWQYDPATDSWTQKPSFGGNKRMGATAMTIGSTGYLLLGADNGIFQTDIWSYDPATELWTQHKDLVYHDDSNDDLDYDYSALPRQNAASFVVGEKGYVALGANSGNKTDCWEYNPTADTWTVKTAFAGASRTYPVGFALGDRGYVSLGNSGSTRLDDTWELAPDAANE from the coding sequence ATGAAAAAATTACTCCCGCTGACCCTGCTGTTTGCCCTGGCTCTGGGCCTTCTGAGCTCCTGCTCCAAAGACGACGATGCCACGGCGCCGGTGCTGGGCGTCTGGACCAGTCGCTCCCAGTTTGAAGGCCTGGCCCGCAACTCGGCCGTTAGCTTTACCATCGGCGACAAAGCCTACGTGGGCCTGGGCACCGACGGCATCGATAAGTTTACCGACTTCTGGGAGTACAACCGCACCACCAATACCTGGCGGCAGCGGGCCAGCTTCCCCGGCGTGGGCCGCTACCTGGCCGTGGCCTTCGCCGCCGATGGCAAAGGCTACGTGGGCACCGGCTACGACGGAGTGAACCGGCTCAAGGACTTCTGGCAGTACGACCCCAGCCTCGACCAGTGGACCCGCAAGGCTGACTTTGGCGGCTCGGCCCGCTACAACGCCGCGGCCATGACCATCGGCGGCAAGGGCTACGTGGGCACGGGCTACGACGGCAATTCCAAGAAGGACTTCTGGCAGTACGACCCCGCTACCGACTCCTGGACCCAGAAACCCAGCTTCGGTGGCAACAAGCGCATGGGCGCCACGGCCATGACCATCGGCAGCACCGGCTACCTGCTGCTGGGCGCCGACAACGGCATCTTCCAGACCGATATCTGGTCGTATGACCCGGCCACCGAGCTCTGGACCCAGCACAAGGACCTCGTGTACCACGACGACAGCAACGACGACCTGGACTACGACTACAGCGCCCTGCCCCGGCAGAACGCGGCCAGCTTCGTCGTCGGGGAGAAAGGCTACGTGGCCCTGGGCGCCAACAGCGGCAACAAGACCGACTGCTGGGAATACAACCCCACGGCTGATACCTGGACGGTGAAAACGGCCTTTGCCGGCGCCAGCCGCACCTACCCGGTGGGCTTTGCCCTCGGCGACCGGGGCTACGTGAGCCTGGGCAACTCGGGCAGCACCCGCCTCGACGATACCTGGGAACTGGCCCCCGACGCGGCCAATGAGTAA
- a CDS encoding LytR/AlgR family response regulator transcription factor, whose product MTILKCIAVDDEPLALGMVAAFIEQTPFLQLVGKYSSGVEALRSLHEHPDLDLLFLDIQMPELTGLELARVLDRGPAGSGPRIIFTTAFNQYALDGYRVDALDYLVKPFSYEEFLRAATKARAYAELHQAPAPAAPAPSAAPEDDFIFLKVEYELVRVALDDILYVEGLKDYVKVHLRSAPRPLLSLMSLKSMEEKLPARRFLRIHRSFIVALDKIEAVRRNTVQIGSATLAVSDQYKEAFLQFMSRWT is encoded by the coding sequence ATGACGATTCTCAAGTGTATTGCCGTCGATGATGAGCCCCTGGCCCTGGGCATGGTGGCTGCCTTCATCGAGCAAACGCCCTTTCTGCAGCTGGTGGGCAAGTATTCGAGCGGGGTGGAAGCCCTGCGCAGCCTGCACGAGCACCCCGACCTGGACCTGCTCTTCCTCGATATTCAGATGCCCGAGCTGACCGGCCTGGAGCTGGCCCGGGTGCTGGACCGCGGCCCGGCCGGCTCCGGGCCGCGCATCATTTTCACCACCGCCTTCAACCAGTACGCCCTCGATGGCTACCGCGTGGATGCCCTGGACTACCTGGTCAAGCCCTTCAGCTACGAGGAGTTTCTGCGGGCCGCTACCAAGGCCCGGGCCTACGCCGAACTCCACCAGGCCCCGGCCCCCGCGGCGCCCGCACCTTCCGCGGCGCCCGAGGACGACTTTATTTTTCTCAAAGTGGAGTATGAGCTGGTGCGCGTGGCCCTCGACGATATTCTCTACGTGGAGGGCCTCAAGGACTACGTGAAAGTGCATTTGCGCAGCGCCCCCCGGCCGCTACTGTCCTTGATGAGTCTCAAGAGCATGGAGGAAAAGTTGCCCGCCCGCCGGTTTTTGCGCATTCACCGCTCCTTTATCGTGGCCCTCGACAAGATCGAGGCCGTGCGCCGCAATACCGTGCAGATTGGCTCGGCCACGCTGGCCGTCAGTGACCAGTACAAGGAAGCCTTTCTGCAGTTTATGAGCCGCTGGACCTAA
- a CDS encoding sensor histidine kinase, with product MAALPLRRYLTPLIHVLMWGLFGLSLVLLNPLLGRFELPWQFWAKQALVFGLWIGAFYLTAYVSVPRLLFRGHAGWFVLVMLLTAAVVMGLSQLAESGLNLQTLMDQHLRPSGGFRASSGPGGRGGQFHARPRRFDIVGLLTTLLVLGISTSIAAVQKWQSDTQRRQELEQQKVHSELSFLKAQINPHFFFNTLNNIYALTVVDAAAARQAIHTLSRMMRYVLYETPADTTSLAKELAFVQDYVALMKLRLTERVLVELEWPEPVRDVPIAPMLLLPYVENAFKHGVSATQPSRVRVAVRQPSANVLELEVRNTLFPASATSLDEGSGIGLANTRRRLELLYPGRYVLRVDEATPAGEFRVLLTLHTV from the coding sequence ATGGCTGCACTTCCCCTCCGGCGTTATCTGACGCCCTTGATTCACGTTCTGATGTGGGGCCTGTTTGGCCTGAGCCTGGTGCTGCTCAACCCTTTGCTGGGCCGCTTTGAGCTGCCCTGGCAGTTCTGGGCCAAGCAAGCCCTGGTGTTTGGGCTCTGGATTGGCGCGTTTTACCTGACGGCCTACGTGAGTGTGCCCCGCCTGCTGTTTCGCGGGCACGCCGGCTGGTTTGTGCTGGTCATGCTGCTCACGGCGGCCGTGGTCATGGGCTTGTCCCAACTGGCCGAGTCGGGCCTGAACCTGCAGACGCTCATGGACCAGCACCTGCGGCCCTCCGGCGGCTTTCGGGCCAGCAGCGGGCCGGGGGGCCGGGGCGGGCAGTTCCATGCCCGGCCCCGCCGCTTCGACATAGTCGGGCTGCTCACCACCTTACTCGTGCTGGGCATCAGTACCAGCATTGCGGCGGTGCAGAAGTGGCAATCCGACACCCAGCGCCGCCAGGAGCTCGAGCAGCAGAAAGTTCACTCCGAGCTGAGCTTCCTCAAGGCCCAGATCAATCCGCACTTCTTCTTCAACACGCTCAACAACATCTACGCCCTGACGGTAGTCGACGCGGCGGCGGCCCGGCAGGCCATTCACACCCTCTCGCGCATGATGCGCTACGTGCTCTACGAAACCCCTGCCGATACCACGTCTTTGGCCAAGGAGCTGGCCTTCGTGCAGGACTACGTGGCCCTGATGAAGCTGCGCCTGACCGAGCGGGTGCTGGTGGAGCTGGAATGGCCCGAGCCCGTGCGCGACGTGCCCATTGCGCCCATGCTGCTCTTGCCCTACGTCGAAAATGCCTTTAAACACGGCGTCAGCGCCACCCAGCCCAGCCGGGTTCGGGTGGCCGTGCGCCAGCCTTCGGCCAACGTGCTGGAGCTGGAAGTGCGTAACACGCTTTTTCCGGCCTCGGCCACCAGCCTCGACGAAGGCAGCGGCATCGGGCTGGCCAACACCCGGCGCCGCCTCGAGCTGCTCTACCCCGGCCGCTACGTGCTGCGGGTGGACGAAGCCACGCCGGCCGGTGAATTTCGCGTCCTCCTAACCCTGCACACCGTATGA
- a CDS encoding DoxX family protein, which produces MNSSYASYAYALLRIVVGLLFAMHGSQKLLGFPGDGSTVPLASLMGVAGIIELVGGLLIMLGLFTRPAAFLASGTMAVAYFMAHFPKHPLPIINQGELAVVYCFVFLFIAAYGSGIWSLDSLRGSRTAS; this is translated from the coding sequence ATGAACTCATCCTACGCTTCCTATGCCTACGCCCTGCTCCGCATCGTGGTGGGCCTGCTCTTCGCCATGCACGGCAGCCAGAAGCTGCTGGGCTTTCCCGGCGACGGTTCGACGGTGCCCCTGGCGTCCCTGATGGGCGTGGCCGGTATCATCGAACTGGTAGGTGGCCTGCTTATCATGCTGGGCTTATTTACCCGGCCGGCGGCTTTCCTGGCCAGCGGCACGATGGCGGTGGCCTACTTTATGGCCCACTTTCCCAAGCATCCGCTGCCAATCATTAACCAGGGCGAACTGGCGGTGGTGTACTGTTTTGTGTTTTTGTTCATAGCGGCCTACGGATCCGGCATCTGGAGCCTGGACAGCCTGCGTGGTAGCCGAACCGCATCGTAG